A genomic segment from Candidatus Thorarchaeota archaeon encodes:
- the larA gene encoding nickel-dependent lactate racemase has protein sequence MQISVDYGKRKLRLNIPERNFAGLIEPTETEVIKDITGELKKALDNPHGPPLEELAENNSVCILVEDHTRDEPHRELLNVVAPLLSNAKSVTFIVATGSHEVEHPENLKIVNLVNTAAKKAGIPNYSVSIHDCQEDPMIAVGETSRRTPVVINAKAANRDLYVALADMKAHYFAGYSNALKDFLPGICAFESVEANHAMALHPKSTFGRHPYHPNPERRDNPLADDMREAYEMITDGAEAFTLSIISSSDGLVWAEAGELEPVIRNGIEVLDETTSFTVKPTERIIVSPGGYPQDKSLYHAQRGLELTKNAVKDGGAVLFLAECRDGVAPEKAMDNFYNKLTAPLDKVVKSISSNYQLYEHKAYKFAKLLQQVKVHMFTELDEQQVQSAHLEKVNEPQDIIDEWLEEDPDCKIMALNKGNKLAVYKD, from the coding sequence ATGCAAATATCAGTGGACTACGGAAAGCGCAAACTTCGTCTTAACATCCCAGAACGAAATTTCGCTGGCCTCATTGAACCCACTGAAACCGAAGTTATCAAGGATATAACTGGTGAGCTGAAAAAGGCATTAGACAACCCACATGGTCCGCCGCTTGAAGAACTCGCCGAAAACAACAGCGTTTGTATTTTGGTAGAGGACCACACTAGAGATGAACCGCACAGGGAATTGCTCAACGTGGTGGCTCCTTTGTTGAGCAATGCGAAGAGTGTCACCTTCATAGTGGCGACAGGATCTCACGAAGTGGAACATCCTGAAAACCTGAAAATCGTGAATCTTGTAAACACAGCGGCAAAAAAAGCTGGGATTCCAAATTACTCGGTTAGCATCCACGACTGCCAAGAGGATCCGATGATAGCAGTAGGAGAAACAAGTAGAAGAACCCCCGTAGTCATCAACGCTAAGGCTGCCAACCGCGACTTGTACGTGGCACTAGCTGATATGAAAGCACATTATTTCGCAGGTTATTCGAATGCACTAAAAGACTTCCTTCCAGGTATCTGTGCCTTTGAAAGCGTTGAGGCAAATCATGCAATGGCACTACATCCAAAATCCACGTTCGGACGACATCCGTATCATCCAAACCCGGAACGCCGTGATAACCCACTTGCAGATGACATGAGAGAGGCATACGAAATGATTACCGATGGTGCCGAAGCATTCACCCTCTCAATCATATCGAGCAGCGATGGACTAGTCTGGGCAGAAGCAGGTGAACTAGAGCCGGTAATAAGGAATGGAATAGAGGTTCTAGACGAAACCACAAGCTTCACAGTGAAGCCAACTGAGAGAATCATAGTGTCACCTGGTGGATACCCACAAGACAAGAGTCTCTATCATGCACAGCGTGGACTTGAACTGACGAAAAATGCCGTGAAAGATGGTGGAGCAGTGCTCTTCTTGGCAGAATGCCGAGATGGTGTGGCCCCAGAGAAAGCTATGGACAATTTCTATAACAAATTGACTGCACCTTTGGATAAGGTTGTCAAATCGATAAGCAGCAATTATCAATTGTATGAGCATAAGGCGTATAAATTCGCGAAACTCCTTCAGCAAGTAAAAGTACACATGTTCACCGAGTTGGACGAGCAACAGGTACAATCAGCTCATCTGGAGAAGGTAAACGAACCACAGGACATCATTGATGAGTGGCTCGAGGAAGACCCTGACTGCAAAATCATGGCACTGAACAAAGGCAACAAGTTGGCGGTCTATAAGGATTAG
- a CDS encoding V-type ATPase subunit — protein sequence MATKRYALVNVRVRAMKSRFLDSSDYDRLVQSKSYERFIDVLRTTHYRGAIDRESTTDVPDSKELANILSKEFAECIDILSESVTDPVKSFILTCVKRPFIENLKSIIREIHAGLEERSVKEFFVPLSDTYEDLLIELDKHGTIRDMIEKIPYEDLKEALIAREPAFEEYRSTAPFEVVVEEWYLKEVQDALGNFSKDDRERVTSILEPRVDLQNVVTRLRALSLGLRSEIVELSMIQFTEESRALARNIEKTSSWNDVISVLDETKYSRFAERFLEVEEDRRNPYHVELGIKEYVAEQAKKQLKAFPFQLGMIVGFLTLKQYEIGNIRSLAVGIEKGMSAEIMRDIIVVW from the coding sequence ATGGCTACAAAACGATATGCTCTTGTTAACGTAAGAGTCAGAGCAATGAAATCCCGATTCCTAGATTCCAGTGACTATGACCGATTGGTGCAGTCAAAAAGCTATGAGCGTTTCATCGATGTACTCAGAACCACACACTACAGAGGTGCTATTGACCGGGAGTCTACCACAGATGTTCCCGATTCCAAAGAACTGGCTAATATCCTTTCAAAGGAATTCGCCGAATGTATTGACATACTGTCAGAGTCAGTAACTGACCCAGTTAAGAGTTTCATACTGACATGTGTTAAGAGACCCTTTATTGAAAATCTCAAATCCATCATCCGAGAGATTCATGCAGGATTGGAAGAAAGGTCAGTTAAGGAGTTCTTTGTACCCCTTTCTGACACATATGAAGATCTTCTCATTGAACTGGACAAGCATGGTACCATTAGGGACATGATTGAAAAAATTCCCTATGAGGATCTCAAAGAGGCTTTGATTGCTCGAGAACCGGCTTTTGAGGAATATCGGTCTACAGCCCCATTTGAAGTGGTTGTCGAGGAATGGTATCTGAAGGAAGTGCAAGATGCACTTGGAAACTTCTCCAAAGATGATCGTGAGCGGGTAACGAGTATACTAGAACCCAGAGTTGACTTGCAGAATGTAGTAACCCGCCTAAGAGCTTTGTCTCTTGGATTGAGGTCGGAAATAGTCGAATTGTCAATGATTCAATTTACCGAAGAATCTCGTGCACTGGCCCGAAACATTGAAAAGACATCATCATGGAATGATGTTATTTCAGTCTTGGATGAAACGAAGTACTCGCGATTTGCTGAAAGATTCTTGGAAGTTGAAGAAGATCGTCGCAATCCTTACCATGTGGAACTTGGAATCAAAGAGTATGTTGCTGAACAAGCAAAAAAACAGTTGAAAGCCTTTCCTTTTCAACTCGGTATGATTGTCGGCTTCTTGACTCTGAAACAGTACGAAATCGGAAACATACGTTCTCTTGCAGTGGGTATAGAAAAAGGCATGTCAGCTGAAATTATGAGAGATATAATTGTAGTCTGGTGA